One part of the Streptomyces sp. NBC_00286 genome encodes these proteins:
- a CDS encoding SRPBCC family protein has protein sequence MTVTSVDKDLDHLTLTLIADFSAPVERVWQLWADPRQLERWWGPPTYPATVEQHDLSPGGDVSYFMTSPEGERHHGWWRVTSVDSPTSLEFTDGFADQEGKPIPDQPTSNVRVRLTEREGGTRMEMRSTFDSREQMEQLVNMGAVEGLQEAVGQIDGILAG, from the coding sequence ATGACCGTCACCAGCGTGGACAAGGACCTCGACCACCTGACCCTCACCCTGATCGCCGACTTCTCCGCACCCGTGGAGCGGGTGTGGCAGCTGTGGGCCGACCCGCGGCAGCTGGAGCGCTGGTGGGGTCCGCCGACCTATCCGGCGACCGTGGAGCAGCACGACCTCAGCCCCGGCGGGGACGTCAGTTACTTCATGACCAGCCCGGAGGGCGAGCGGCACCACGGCTGGTGGCGTGTCACCTCGGTCGATTCGCCTACGTCCCTGGAGTTCACCGACGGCTTCGCCGACCAGGAAGGCAAGCCGATCCCCGACCAGCCGACCAGCAATGTGCGGGTGCGGCTCACCGAGCGCGAGGGCGGCACCCGGATGGAGATGCGCTCGACCTTCGACTCCCGGGAACAGATGGAGCAGTTGGTGAACATGGGCGCGGTCGAGGGTCTGCAGGAGGCGGTCGGCCAGATCGACGGCATCCTCGCCGGCTGA
- a CDS encoding GntR family transcriptional regulator, producing MPERKFPKPPDVLPVQLPGRTADDESTSSVLALMRHVKEGLRDGRYTCGDILPSEAELQKLYRATPAEVREAIAHLRRAERLHLHDEYLDTYFLDPGPEADGLMPASELGRRLVQLESHCAEILARLEAVEAQLAQRGRAEA from the coding sequence ATGCCGGAAAGGAAGTTCCCGAAGCCACCGGACGTTCTGCCGGTGCAGCTTCCGGGGCGTACCGCGGACGACGAATCGACATCAAGCGTCCTTGCCCTGATGCGGCATGTAAAGGAAGGCTTGAGGGACGGCCGGTACACGTGCGGAGACATCCTCCCTTCGGAAGCTGAGCTCCAAAAGCTGTACAGGGCGACCCCAGCAGAGGTGCGAGAAGCAATTGCCCACCTCAGGCGCGCGGAACGCCTACACCTTCACGACGAGTACTTGGATACGTACTTCCTGGACCCCGGCCCCGAAGCGGACGGACTGATGCCGGCCAGCGAACTTGGCCGACGACTGGTGCAACTTGAGAGCCATTGCGCGGAGATTCTGGCGCGACTTGAGGCAGTGGAAGCGCAGCTCGCGCAACGAGGCCGCGCAGAGGCCTGA
- a CDS encoding DUF2277 domain-containing protein: MCRSIKTLRPPVLPEEATEDDIRAAALQYVRKVSGFRAPAAHNREVFDRAVDAITEATAELLDGLEVRGQTAARRAG, encoded by the coding sequence ATGTGCCGAAGCATCAAGACTCTCCGCCCGCCCGTACTCCCCGAAGAGGCCACCGAGGACGACATCCGGGCCGCCGCTCTTCAATACGTCCGCAAGGTGTCCGGCTTCCGGGCCCCTGCCGCCCACAACCGTGAGGTGTTCGACCGGGCGGTCGACGCGATCACGGAGGCGACGGCCGAGCTGCTGGACGGGCTCGAGGTCCGGGGCCAGACGGCTGCACGCCGGGCCGGCTGA
- a CDS encoding Tat pathway signal sequence domain protein encodes MTGRQTPAFSRRTLIGAGLGVGTAVFASVGSGAAHAAGGLGGGSAASRRRGHGFLAAAMDAYPEHGSIRLTQSYADQAGLFSTAFTYDNALTILAHLAVGTGDGRARAVALGDALLYAQAHDPAYDDGRLRQAYNVGPYTFFDGSPQPDGFVRADGTANVGTQFGFTGTAVGDMAWAGIALTALARRTGARRFLDGAVRIGAWIERNGRTDEPLGGYKFGVNGANEKLPFTSTEHNTDLVCLFGRLARLTGDRVWLERRARAEAFVKKMWEPSGGFFYTGTNDGVTVNKSPIPEDTQTWTHLALDARKYSRSLDWAAAELAVLDHADRRNSTVPAGQSYEGVSFSSASLVANEDAPIAEFQPKPDRNGVWFEGTAHLALALRDRHAPGDEARARRLIASIEQAQELLGTGQTFGDKALPERSGVVSASSPLDTGFSFGYYPYRHAGATAWYLLAATRTNPLRA; translated from the coding sequence ATGACCGGCAGACAAACTCCGGCGTTCAGTCGTCGAACGCTCATCGGCGCCGGACTCGGTGTCGGAACCGCGGTGTTCGCCTCGGTCGGCTCCGGTGCGGCGCACGCCGCCGGAGGCTTGGGTGGTGGGAGTGCGGCCTCCCGGCGTCGGGGGCACGGCTTTCTCGCCGCCGCCATGGACGCGTACCCGGAGCACGGGAGCATTCGCCTGACCCAGAGCTACGCCGACCAGGCGGGTCTGTTCAGCACGGCGTTCACGTACGACAACGCTCTTACGATCCTGGCTCATCTCGCGGTGGGTACCGGCGACGGGCGGGCCAGAGCCGTGGCGCTCGGCGACGCATTGCTCTATGCCCAGGCCCATGATCCGGCGTACGACGACGGTCGGCTGCGTCAGGCCTACAACGTCGGGCCGTACACCTTCTTCGACGGTTCGCCGCAGCCGGACGGCTTTGTGCGGGCGGACGGCACCGCCAACGTCGGCACGCAGTTCGGGTTCACGGGGACGGCGGTGGGTGACATGGCCTGGGCGGGCATCGCGCTGACTGCCCTTGCCCGCCGGACGGGGGCGCGCCGCTTCCTCGACGGGGCGGTGCGGATCGGTGCGTGGATCGAGCGGAACGGCCGTACCGACGAGCCTCTCGGCGGCTACAAGTTCGGGGTCAACGGGGCGAACGAGAAGCTGCCGTTCACCTCGACCGAGCACAACACCGACCTGGTCTGCCTCTTCGGACGGCTCGCCCGGCTCACCGGGGACCGGGTGTGGCTGGAGCGGCGGGCGAGGGCCGAAGCCTTCGTCAAGAAGATGTGGGAGCCGTCCGGCGGCTTCTTCTACACCGGCACCAACGACGGCGTCACGGTCAACAAGTCCCCGATCCCCGAGGACACCCAGACTTGGACCCATCTCGCCCTCGACGCCCGCAAGTACTCCCGCTCGCTGGACTGGGCAGCGGCCGAGCTGGCCGTCCTCGACCACGCCGACCGGCGGAACAGCACGGTGCCCGCGGGCCAGTCGTACGAGGGCGTCTCCTTCAGCTCCGCGAGCCTCGTGGCGAACGAGGACGCTCCGATCGCCGAGTTCCAGCCCAAGCCCGACAGGAACGGCGTGTGGTTCGAGGGGACCGCCCACCTCGCGCTCGCCCTGCGGGACCGGCACGCCCCGGGTGACGAGGCGCGCGCCCGCCGTCTGATCGCCTCGATCGAACAGGCCCAGGAGCTGCTCGGCACCGGCCAGACCTTCGGCGACAAGGCGCTGCCCGAACGCTCCGGAGTCGTCTCGGCGAGCAGCCCGCTCGACACCGGATTCAGCTTCGGCTACTACCCGTACCGGCACGCGGGGGCGACCGCCTGGTACCTGCTGGCCGCGACGCGTACGAATCCCCTGCGGGCCTGA
- a CDS encoding YciI family protein: MPRFLTLVRVEENDVPVEGMGPEFGERMGALLEEITKAGVMLDTAGLHPTSEGTRITWTGGKFSQVDGPFTETKEVIGGYSITQCKDKAEAMEWAKRFLEIHPAEFTVTVEVREIAEG; this comes from the coding sequence ATGCCGCGATTTCTGACGCTGGTTCGTGTCGAGGAGAACGACGTTCCTGTCGAGGGGATGGGTCCGGAGTTCGGGGAGCGTATGGGAGCGCTGCTCGAGGAGATCACCAAGGCCGGGGTCATGCTGGACACGGCCGGACTGCACCCGACGTCCGAGGGCACCCGGATCACCTGGACCGGCGGCAAGTTCAGCCAGGTCGACGGCCCGTTCACCGAGACCAAGGAAGTGATCGGCGGCTACTCCATCACTCAGTGCAAGGACAAGGCCGAGGCCATGGAGTGGGCCAAGCGCTTCCTCGAGATCCACCCGGCGGAGTTTACGGTCACGGTCGAGGTCCGCGAGATCGCCGAGGGCTGA
- a CDS encoding GNAT family N-acetyltransferase, with product MAIEVRPASVFKDVRAVVGPKSPTATVCWCLSYRIPSKLNNELRGPARGEYVAELCRADPPPGVLAYDGDEPVGWAAVAPRADTSFARNRKIPHVDDLPVWSLWCIRVRPGHRKQGISHALIAGAVEFARAHGAPVIEAYPLDNGEAKVDLTMAYAGIRKNFERAGFVHAADTTSVLAGHPRILMRLDLR from the coding sequence ATGGCCATCGAGGTTCGCCCGGCGTCGGTCTTCAAGGATGTACGTGCTGTGGTCGGGCCCAAGTCGCCCACGGCTACCGTCTGTTGGTGTCTGAGCTATCGGATCCCGTCCAAGCTCAACAACGAGCTTCGAGGGCCGGCCCGCGGTGAGTACGTCGCCGAGTTGTGCCGCGCCGATCCGCCTCCGGGCGTGCTCGCCTACGACGGTGACGAGCCGGTCGGCTGGGCCGCCGTGGCGCCGCGCGCGGACACGTCCTTCGCGCGCAACCGCAAGATCCCGCACGTCGACGACCTGCCGGTGTGGTCGCTGTGGTGCATCCGCGTACGCCCCGGTCACCGGAAGCAGGGGATCTCGCACGCCCTCATCGCCGGCGCGGTCGAGTTCGCGCGCGCCCATGGAGCGCCGGTGATCGAGGCGTACCCGCTCGACAACGGTGAAGCCAAGGTCGACCTGACGATGGCGTACGCCGGAATCCGCAAGAACTTCGAACGCGCCGGGTTCGTCCACGCCGCCGACACCACCTCCGTGCTGGCCGGCCATCCACGGATCCTGATGCGGCTCGACCTGCGCTGA
- a CDS encoding cation transporter, which translates to MTAISLGPTPTRRDALAKRIRFLVAATIIYNVIEAIAALTAGTLASSTALIGFGLDSVIEVSSAAAVAWQFSARDHALREARERTTLRIIAVSFFALALYVTIDAVRALVGTGEAERSIPGIVIAALSLAVMPFLSAAQRRAGRELGSASAVADSKQTLLCTYLSAVLLLGLVLNATLGWSWADPIAALVIAAIAVREGRDAWQGKGCCAAPVTAAAHPTEADANAEADGCGCGPGKACCS; encoded by the coding sequence ATGACCGCGATATCCCTCGGTCCCACCCCGACCCGCCGTGACGCGCTGGCGAAGCGCATACGGTTCCTGGTCGCGGCGACGATCATCTACAACGTGATCGAGGCGATCGCCGCCCTCACCGCCGGCACCCTCGCCTCCTCCACCGCACTGATCGGTTTCGGCCTCGACTCGGTCATCGAGGTCTCTTCCGCGGCCGCCGTCGCCTGGCAGTTCTCCGCCCGCGACCACGCCCTGCGCGAAGCGCGGGAGCGGACGACGCTGCGGATCATCGCCGTCTCCTTCTTCGCCCTCGCCCTCTACGTCACCATCGACGCCGTCCGCGCACTGGTCGGCACCGGCGAGGCGGAACGCTCCATACCCGGCATCGTGATCGCCGCCCTTTCCCTGGCGGTCATGCCCTTCCTGTCGGCCGCCCAGCGCCGCGCGGGCCGCGAACTGGGTTCCGCCAGCGCGGTCGCCGACTCCAAGCAGACCCTGCTGTGCACCTACCTCTCCGCCGTCCTCCTGCTCGGCCTGGTCCTCAACGCCACGCTCGGCTGGTCCTGGGCGGACCCGATCGCCGCCCTCGTCATCGCCGCCATCGCGGTAAGGGAGGGACGCGACGCCTGGCAGGGCAAGGGCTGCTGCGCTGCCCCCGTCACCGCGGCGGCGCACCCAACCGAGGCCGACGCCAACGCCGAGGCGGACGGGTGCGGCTGCGGGCCCGGCAAGGCCTGCTGCTCCTGA
- a CDS encoding ArsR/SmtB family transcription factor: MNVALASDIEVLARFGRALADPIRCRLLLALRDAPAYPSELAEALGISRTRLSNHLTCLRDCGLVVAVPEGRRARYELADERLGHALDDLRTAVVAVETDRTCPDAEAKDCC; encoded by the coding sequence CTGAACGTTGCTCTTGCTTCCGACATCGAGGTGCTGGCCCGCTTCGGCCGCGCGCTCGCCGACCCGATCCGCTGCCGCCTCCTGCTGGCGCTGCGCGATGCTCCCGCCTACCCGTCCGAGCTCGCCGAGGCCCTGGGCATCTCCCGTACGCGCCTGTCGAACCATCTGACCTGCCTGCGCGACTGCGGACTGGTCGTCGCAGTCCCCGAAGGCCGCCGCGCTCGCTACGAACTCGCCGACGAACGTCTCGGCCATGCACTCGACGACCTGCGCACCGCCGTCGTCGCCGTGGAGACCGACCGTACCTGCCCGGACGCAGAGGCAAAGGACTGCTGCTGA